One window of the Fibrobacter sp. UWP2 genome contains the following:
- a CDS encoding ATP-dependent 6-phosphofructokinase has translation MTQEDILQNPEKFDLSIETVGTGTLKSPMKGIPFASDADCVSLTTDVQRIQKFLKHGINVPSLEAAGPRETIFHDPAWTRAGIVTCGGLCPGLNNVIKGLVQVLWFDYGVRNIFGIPYGYRGLNPSYGHAPIVLNPDVVDAIQEDGGTILGSSRGMQDPAVMVDTLMRLNINMLFCIGGDGTLRGAHAIAEEVKKRKQPISIIGIPKTIDNDLNLIDRTFGFETAVLSATDVITSAHNEANGAFNGLGLVKLMGRDSGFIAAYASLATTVVNFCLVPEVPFTLDSLFKALESRYSSGKTHAVIAVAEGAGQDLFKDQEERRDASGNILKNDIGEFLTEKINEHFKEVGKEINIKYFDPSYMVRSIPAKGTDAIFCFQLAECAVHAGMAGKTDMVVGSMHGAFTHVPIEYAVNERKKIDPNGTLWHAVLGATRQQDYFSGKGKGSK, from the coding sequence ATGACACAAGAAGATATTCTGCAAAATCCAGAAAAGTTCGACCTATCCATTGAAACTGTCGGGACAGGCACACTCAAGTCCCCCATGAAGGGCATTCCCTTCGCCTCTGACGCCGACTGCGTAAGCCTCACGACAGATGTCCAACGTATCCAAAAGTTTTTGAAGCACGGTATCAATGTGCCCTCCCTCGAGGCCGCCGGTCCGCGCGAAACCATCTTTCATGACCCCGCCTGGACCCGTGCCGGTATCGTGACTTGCGGAGGGCTTTGCCCCGGCCTGAACAACGTGATCAAGGGCCTGGTGCAAGTGCTTTGGTTCGACTACGGCGTCAGGAACATCTTTGGCATACCTTACGGATACCGCGGCCTGAACCCCTCCTACGGGCACGCCCCCATTGTGTTGAATCCCGACGTAGTTGACGCCATCCAAGAAGACGGCGGCACCATCCTCGGGAGTTCCCGCGGCATGCAGGACCCCGCCGTCATGGTAGACACGCTCATGCGCCTGAACATCAACATGCTCTTTTGCATAGGTGGTGACGGCACGCTCCGCGGCGCCCACGCCATTGCCGAAGAAGTCAAAAAGCGCAAACAGCCAATCTCGATCATAGGCATCCCCAAAACAATCGACAACGACTTGAACTTGATCGACCGAACCTTCGGTTTCGAGACCGCAGTGCTGAGCGCAACCGATGTGATTACCAGCGCCCACAACGAAGCCAACGGCGCCTTTAACGGGCTCGGCCTCGTAAAGCTGATGGGGCGCGACTCCGGCTTTATCGCCGCCTACGCAAGCCTCGCCACCACGGTAGTGAATTTTTGCCTGGTGCCCGAGGTTCCGTTCACGCTAGATTCTTTGTTCAAGGCACTCGAGAGCCGTTACAGCAGCGGCAAGACACACGCCGTGATTGCCGTTGCCGAAGGCGCCGGGCAAGACCTCTTTAAAGACCAGGAAGAACGTCGCGACGCAAGCGGCAACATCTTGAAAAACGACATCGGCGAGTTCCTCACCGAAAAAATCAACGAGCACTTCAAGGAAGTGGGCAAAGAAATCAACATCAAGTACTTTGACCCGAGCTATATGGTGCGGAGCATCCCCGCCAAGGGAACCGACGCCATTTTCTGCTTCCAGCTCGCCGAATGTGCGGTCCACGCTGGCATGGCTGGCAAAACCGACATGGTCGTCGGAAGCATGCACGGGGCGTTTACGCACGTTCCTATTGAATACGCCGTCAACGAGCGTAAAAAAATCGACCCCAACGGCACGCTGTGGCATGCCGTTTTGGGGGCAACGCGCCAGCAGGACTACTTCTCTGGTAAAGGGAAAGGCTCAAAATAG